A genomic segment from Methanolobus zinderi encodes:
- a CDS encoding replication factor C large subunit has protein sequence MTVSMEWAEKYRPGTLADVVGHKKPIEQLREWAEQWVHGMPEKRAVILQGQAGIGKTSSAHALARDFGWEAIELNASDQRTAGVIEKVAGSASRMRTLTGVTGKRLVILDEADNLHGNSDRGGSRAIINVIKNTNQPIVLIANDLYGISSSLRSLCLEIKFNSIQTRSMVPALKEIARKEGIMCGIGVIEKIAENADGDFRSAVNDLQAVAMGRSEINIEDISTAERDNKESIFKVVGKVFKGKSVRSALEASYSLDETPEDFIHWIDENLPHQYSGKDEEAITSDIVDAYSYISKADRFLGRVRRRQNYRMWRYASTLMTGGTVVSKSKLRGGFVRYQSPSLWRRMGQIRSKRNMRDNIAAKVGSHCNESMKYSRMGLTPIYASLLDDDDYAVDVVATLDLNVDELVQLKGSKKVTKKIQKIYDAAQQLRPEIVPGIEFSGRPVEKAPKKRPDQLSLDSIKSPETKTESKAEVEIASGEKPVSAPGPGDRTVASGKDAPAKKQIQKKPQKTLFDF, from the coding sequence ATGACTGTTAGTATGGAATGGGCAGAAAAGTATCGACCAGGGACACTTGCCGATGTGGTGGGTCACAAAAAACCTATTGAACAATTGCGTGAATGGGCTGAGCAGTGGGTACACGGTATGCCTGAGAAGAGGGCAGTTATTCTGCAGGGCCAGGCCGGTATTGGTAAAACATCTTCTGCCCATGCGCTTGCAAGGGATTTCGGATGGGAGGCAATTGAGCTCAATGCGAGTGACCAGCGAACTGCCGGTGTGATCGAAAAGGTTGCGGGTTCAGCTTCCCGGATGCGCACGCTGACCGGGGTAACGGGTAAGCGACTGGTTATTCTCGATGAGGCCGACAACCTGCATGGAAACAGTGATCGAGGTGGTTCACGTGCGATCATCAACGTAATCAAGAATACCAACCAGCCCATTGTGCTGATAGCCAACGATCTCTACGGCATATCCTCATCACTGCGCTCACTATGTCTTGAGATCAAGTTTAACTCCATACAGACCCGTTCCATGGTCCCGGCCCTGAAAGAGATAGCACGCAAAGAAGGTATCATGTGTGGTATTGGTGTTATCGAAAAGATCGCCGAGAATGCCGACGGTGATTTCAGGAGTGCTGTCAACGACCTGCAGGCAGTGGCAATGGGACGCTCGGAGATAAACATCGAGGACATATCCACTGCAGAACGTGATAACAAGGAATCTATTTTCAAGGTGGTAGGGAAGGTATTCAAGGGCAAGAGTGTCAGATCCGCACTTGAGGCAAGCTACAGCCTCGATGAAACTCCCGAGGATTTTATCCACTGGATAGACGAGAACCTGCCGCATCAGTATAGCGGCAAAGATGAGGAGGCTATTACCTCTGATATAGTGGATGCCTATTCATATATTTCAAAAGCTGACAGGTTCCTCGGGCGTGTCCGCAGACGCCAGAACTACCGTATGTGGAGATATGCAAGCACTCTTATGACCGGCGGTACAGTGGTCTCCAAATCAAAGCTCAGGGGCGGTTTTGTAAGATACCAGTCCCCTTCTCTGTGGAGGAGAATGGGCCAGATACGATCAAAAAGGAATATGCGGGATAATATCGCTGCCAAGGTAGGCTCGCATTGTAATGAATCCATGAAGTACTCCCGTATGGGATTGACCCCGATCTATGCAAGTCTTCTTGACGATGATGATTATGCTGTTGATGTGGTCGCAACACTGGATCTTAACGTCGATGAACTTGTGCAGTTAAAGGGAAGTAAGAAGGTCACAAAAAAGATCCAGAAGATCTATGACGCTGCTCAGCAACTTAGACCCGAAATCGTTCCGGGTATTGAGTTCTCAGGCAGGCCAGTGGAAAAGGCTCCTAAAAAGAGACCTGACCAATTAAGTCTGGATTCGATCAAGTCTCCTGAAACGAAAACGGAATCTAAAGCAGAAGTTGAAATTGCCTCCGGTGAGAAACCAGTTTCCGCTCCAGGTCCCGGAGACAGGACTGTGGCTTCCGGGAAAGATGCGCCTGCCAAAAAGCAAATTCAAAAGAAACCTCAGAAGACATTGTTCGACTTCTAG
- a CDS encoding radical SAM protein — protein sequence MMNEHAIIVDGYVDEPACFGVPPYISPYIRYIAGALRESGFSEDNIHYSTIDSIRESPSSVAGLIEKAKIVIVVSGMTVPGKYLRSTPISPGEIDSIFSAASGIKILGGPIRLGFSKEGGKTANAIGIRDEDVLISRADIEAFVYDILENNKAGTDRKSDHRYRSVEEIGRWGQMGAFIIRKHPDYPEVMCEIETYRGCGRKTHCSFCTEPFYGSSDYRPVKDVVSEVSALYESGARYFRIGRQPDLLSFHAKDTGGDIPIPQPDIISELYKGIRTAAPDLKVLHMDNANPATIAAYPDECREIFNTITKYHTPGDVAALGMESADPDVIRANDLKAMPEEVFQAIEIINGVGRKRGSNGLPELLPGINFVHGLKGETKKTFELNYDFLKSVLDADLLVRRINIRQVMAFPGTRMYGQDELVAKNKKLFLKYKERIRKDIDLPMLRKLVPQGTVLKDVLCEVNDKNICFGRQMGSYPLLVGIPANMSLGKFIDITVTGHGQRSITGIPYPLYINEAPVQLIRELPGIGKKQAVKILSKVPFADKKDFMDKIENAEQLIDYLQIEPADQT from the coding sequence ATGATGAATGAACACGCCATAATCGTTGACGGATACGTGGATGAGCCCGCATGTTTCGGAGTTCCGCCATATATCTCACCCTACATAAGATACATTGCAGGAGCACTCAGAGAAAGTGGATTCTCCGAAGATAATATACACTACTCTACCATTGACTCGATCCGCGAATCACCATCCAGTGTAGCCGGGCTGATAGAAAAAGCGAAAATCGTAATTGTTGTTTCCGGAATGACAGTTCCCGGAAAATACCTCCGGTCAACACCCATAAGCCCCGGCGAGATAGACAGTATATTCAGTGCAGCTTCTGGTATCAAAATACTGGGAGGACCCATACGCCTCGGGTTCAGCAAGGAAGGTGGAAAGACTGCAAATGCAATCGGAATCCGGGATGAAGATGTCCTGATATCCCGGGCAGATATTGAGGCTTTTGTATACGACATACTGGAGAACAACAAAGCCGGCACAGATCGCAAGTCTGATCACAGATACAGGTCCGTTGAAGAGATAGGGCGCTGGGGTCAAATGGGAGCATTCATCATAAGAAAACATCCGGACTACCCCGAAGTGATGTGCGAGATTGAGACATACAGAGGATGCGGGCGTAAAACGCACTGTTCTTTCTGTACCGAGCCATTCTACGGAAGTTCCGATTACAGGCCGGTCAAAGATGTTGTCTCGGAGGTGTCTGCTCTTTATGAGAGCGGAGCAAGATATTTCAGGATAGGCAGACAGCCAGACCTACTGAGTTTCCACGCAAAGGATACGGGTGGCGACATACCCATACCACAACCGGATATTATTTCAGAACTCTACAAAGGCATACGTACGGCAGCACCGGATCTGAAGGTACTTCATATGGATAATGCCAACCCGGCGACCATAGCAGCATATCCTGACGAGTGCAGGGAGATATTCAATACCATAACAAAGTACCATACACCAGGAGATGTTGCAGCACTTGGAATGGAAAGTGCTGACCCGGATGTTATCAGAGCCAACGACCTCAAGGCCATGCCAGAAGAGGTTTTTCAGGCAATAGAGATCATTAATGGTGTCGGGAGAAAAAGAGGTTCTAATGGCCTGCCGGAATTGCTTCCCGGGATCAATTTCGTACATGGTCTGAAGGGAGAGACAAAAAAGACCTTTGAACTAAATTATGATTTTCTAAAAAGTGTACTCGATGCAGACCTGCTTGTCAGAAGAATAAATATCCGACAGGTCATGGCATTTCCCGGAACCCGGATGTATGGCCAGGACGAGCTTGTTGCAAAGAACAAGAAACTGTTCCTGAAATACAAGGAAAGGATAAGAAAGGACATTGACCTTCCCATGCTCAGGAAACTCGTGCCACAGGGTACTGTTCTGAAGGATGTGCTCTGCGAGGTCAATGATAAAAATATCTGCTTCGGCCGACAGATGGGATCCTATCCCTTGCTTGTGGGAATTCCCGCAAACATGTCTCTGGGTAAGTTCATCGACATAACTGTAACAGGACATGGTCAGCGTTCGATCACGGGAATACCCTACCCATTGTACATAAATGAAGCACCGGTTCAGTTAATACGGGAATTACCCGGTATCGGGAAAAAGCAGGCAGTAAAGATACTCAGTAAGGTACCTTTTGCTGACAAAAAGGATTTCATGGATAAAATTGAGAACGCAGAGCAATTGATTGATTATCTGCAGATAGAACCTGCAGACCAGACATGA
- a CDS encoding thymidylate synthase, which yields MEAVLIKAKNISSAWSQLIYEIYKKGEEHKPDYNTMTKRVHATIQIEDVNTNQVNPAVPFGENLIKKYKEELTEEYADWYISLPEDDKRKFDYCYAKQLFRYGETAYNTLKENVVNLRPGSRRHVGVLWENEVHIPKFEDQPCWIAYKIELINDTQTRVYILYRSWDAFGGFPANIPAIVEGIKKVFREQDLPYEIESLIATGWDTHIYDADLQAVEKIFKSNELCPLCKCIMPKHSFIPTTKGRACPECKKSM from the coding sequence ATGGAAGCTGTACTGATAAAAGCAAAGAATATTTCTTCGGCATGGTCGCAACTGATCTATGAGATATACAAAAAAGGAGAAGAGCATAAACCCGACTACAACACAATGACAAAAAGGGTTCATGCAACTATCCAGATAGAGGATGTGAATACGAATCAGGTTAATCCTGCGGTTCCCTTCGGTGAGAATCTCATCAAAAAATACAAAGAGGAACTCACTGAGGAGTATGCTGACTGGTATATATCCCTACCCGAGGACGATAAAAGGAAGTTTGACTACTGTTATGCAAAACAACTCTTCAGGTATGGAGAAACAGCTTACAACACCCTGAAAGAGAACGTGGTAAACCTGCGACCGGGTTCGAGAAGACATGTGGGAGTTCTTTGGGAAAATGAAGTACATATCCCGAAGTTCGAGGATCAGCCCTGCTGGATAGCATATAAGATAGAACTTATCAATGATACGCAGACAAGGGTCTACATCCTGTATCGTTCATGGGATGCATTCGGAGGCTTCCCTGCAAATATCCCTGCGATCGTGGAAGGGATAAAGAAGGTTTTCAGGGAACAGGATCTGCCCTATGAGATCGAGTCCCTCATAGCTACCGGCTGGGATACGCACATCTATGATGCCGATCTGCAGGCTGTTGAGAAGATCTTCAAGTCCAATGAACTCTGCCCCCTCTGCAAATGCATCATGCCAAAACATTCATTCATACCCACCACAAAGGGACGTGCATGTCCGGAGTGTAAAAAGTCAATGTGA
- the ilvD gene encoding dihydroxy-acid dehydratase, producing the protein MRSDKTKKGFERAPNRSLLKATGLTDSEMEKPFIAVVNSWNELIPGHIHLDKIAESVKAGIRSAGGVPFEFHTIGICDGIAMGHEGMKYSLPSREAIEDSIELVLQGHQLDGMVMITACDKITPGHLMAAGNLDIPTVVVTGGPMVPGYVDDEYRDLISVFEGVGECQAEKVSADKLKILEDCSCTGAGSCAGMYTANTMACMTEALGLSLPGCATAHAVDAKKMRIAKHSGERIVSMVHEGLNPRKVVTLKSFENAIMVDMAIGGSTNTTLHLPAVAHAFGLELTLDAFDRLSRNTPHIISLKPGGTHYMLDFERSGGIPAIMEQLKDSLNLDQINVNGKTVAENLDELVIINPKLNAEVIKTVDAPIHEQGGIAILKGSLAPDGSVVKQAAVDAKMLKHSGPARVFNSEEDAMRAILDGKVVAGDVVVIRYEGPKGGPGMREMLSPTSAIAGMGLIDSVALVTDGRFSGGTRGPCIGHISPEAQEGGPIGLVEEGDIIDIDIPARKLDLKVSEEELEKRRASFVPLEKPVRGYLARYRRFVSSASKGAIIE; encoded by the coding sequence ATGAGAAGTGACAAGACCAAAAAAGGATTCGAACGGGCACCGAACCGTTCACTTTTGAAAGCAACCGGATTGACAGATTCTGAAATGGAAAAACCGTTCATAGCAGTCGTAAACTCATGGAATGAGCTAATTCCCGGCCACATTCATCTTGATAAGATCGCAGAGTCGGTAAAGGCCGGCATACGCAGTGCCGGAGGTGTTCCTTTTGAGTTCCATACTATTGGTATCTGTGACGGTATAGCAATGGGTCATGAGGGTATGAAATATTCTCTTCCGAGCCGCGAGGCCATTGAAGATTCCATAGAACTTGTCCTGCAGGGCCATCAGCTTGACGGGATGGTAATGATCACAGCATGTGATAAGATCACACCGGGGCACCTTATGGCTGCAGGAAACCTTGACATCCCAACAGTGGTTGTCACAGGAGGTCCCATGGTACCCGGCTATGTGGATGACGAGTATCGTGACCTGATCTCAGTCTTTGAAGGAGTAGGTGAATGCCAGGCAGAAAAGGTTTCCGCAGATAAACTGAAGATCCTTGAAGATTGCTCATGTACCGGTGCGGGTTCATGTGCAGGGATGTATACTGCAAATACCATGGCCTGCATGACCGAAGCTCTGGGTCTGAGTCTTCCCGGATGTGCCACGGCCCATGCAGTGGATGCCAAGAAGATGCGGATTGCAAAGCATTCAGGTGAACGCATAGTTTCAATGGTGCATGAAGGCCTCAATCCACGTAAGGTTGTCACACTGAAGTCATTCGAGAATGCCATCATGGTTGATATGGCAATAGGTGGCAGTACCAACACGACCCTTCACCTGCCTGCGGTTGCACACGCCTTTGGCCTGGAGCTGACCCTTGACGCCTTTGACAGGCTCAGCAGGAACACTCCTCACATCATCTCCCTGAAACCGGGCGGTACCCATTATATGCTCGATTTCGAAAGATCAGGAGGTATCCCGGCTATAATGGAGCAACTTAAGGACAGTCTTAACCTCGACCAGATAAATGTCAATGGTAAGACAGTTGCCGAGAATCTTGACGAACTTGTGATCATTAACCCTAAACTCAATGCAGAGGTCATAAAGACTGTTGATGCCCCGATCCATGAACAGGGCGGAATTGCCATACTCAAGGGCAGTCTTGCACCCGACGGATCAGTTGTCAAACAGGCGGCTGTTGATGCAAAAATGCTCAAGCACAGCGGTCCTGCTCGTGTATTCAACAGTGAGGAGGACGCAATGCGTGCAATCCTTGACGGCAAGGTAGTTGCCGGGGATGTTGTGGTCATCCGTTATGAAGGTCCCAAAGGTGGTCCGGGCATGCGTGAGATGCTTTCACCCACCTCTGCAATTGCAGGAATGGGTCTGATCGACTCCGTTGCTCTTGTCACCGACGGCAGGTTCTCCGGCGGTACAAGGGGTCCGTGTATCGGACACATATCTCCCGAGGCGCAGGAAGGCGGACCCATCGGTCTTGTAGAAGAAGGGGATATTATCGATATAGATATACCTGCCAGAAAACTTGACCTGAAGGTATCCGAAGAAGAACTCGAAAAGCGCAGGGCTTCATTCGTACCGCTTGAAAAGCCTGTCAGAGGCTATCTTGCAAGATACAGAAGGTTTGTCAGCTCCGCAAGCAAGGGTGCAATTATAGAATAA
- the mtxX gene encoding methanogenesis marker protein Mmp4/MtxX — MGSKNTEGLLEIIEKKALENKARVAIGVRDPTPKMLKSAKDAQDAGYAHVVLIGDKQKIEAIGTDLEVIGTNDPEKVLGELLRSKYVDAAVRGTARASGTLSNLKRALNQDQLHRIALLLTAEGKPFFIAPVGIDEGDELADKINFIKLGVEHIRRFGIEPVVGVLSGGRLGDLGRNRRVDRTLADGDFIVNRIREIGIEAKHHTILIEDAIRESNFILAPDGISGNLIFRTLVFLGGGDGMGAPVLMDDYVFVDTSRVGGHYTKAIMLASALVDKSIPGSNTDKTPV, encoded by the coding sequence ATGGGATCAAAAAACACCGAGGGCCTGCTTGAGATAATAGAGAAAAAAGCACTGGAAAACAAAGCAAGGGTCGCCATAGGGGTCAGGGATCCCACTCCGAAAATGCTAAAGAGTGCAAAGGATGCCCAGGATGCAGGATACGCCCATGTTGTCCTGATCGGGGATAAGCAAAAGATCGAAGCAATCGGTACGGACCTTGAGGTGATAGGTACAAATGATCCCGAGAAGGTACTTGGCGAGCTTTTAAGGTCCAAGTACGTTGACGCTGCTGTAAGAGGTACCGCAAGGGCATCGGGAACCCTTTCAAATCTCAAACGTGCGCTCAATCAGGATCAGCTTCATCGTATTGCTCTGCTTTTAACAGCCGAGGGAAAACCATTCTTCATTGCACCTGTGGGCATAGACGAAGGAGATGAGCTGGCTGACAAGATAAACTTCATCAAGCTTGGTGTCGAACATATTCGCAGATTCGGGATCGAACCCGTGGTAGGAGTGCTTTCTGGAGGAAGACTTGGAGATCTGGGAAGAAACAGGCGTGTTGACAGGACACTTGCGGATGGAGATTTCATTGTAAACCGTATAAGAGAGATAGGAATCGAGGCAAAGCACCATACAATACTCATAGAGGATGCCATAAGAGAATCAAACTTCATCCTCGCTCCGGATGGCATATCCGGAAACCTGATATTCAGAACGCTTGTATTCCTTGGTGGTGGCGACGGAATGGGTGCACCTGTCCTGATGGATGACTATGTTTTTGTAGATACCTCCCGCGTAGGGGGACACTACACAAAGGCCATAATGCTTGCGAGCGCCCTTGTTGACAAGAGCATACCCGGCAGCAACACCGATAAGACGCCTGTTTAA